One part of the Candidatus Kouleothrix ribensis genome encodes these proteins:
- the hemE gene encoding uroporphyrinogen decarboxylase, with amino-acid sequence MNQGNCFLKACRREPTDRTPVWFMRQAGRYMPEYRAIRARHGFLEMVKTPELAAEITLQPVRAFDIDAAIIYADILPPLEGMGLHLTYAHGEGPVIHNPLRAPADIAALAQPDPRETVSYTLEAIRLVRRELAGRLPLIGFSGAPFTLASYAIEGGSSREYRRTKQLMYRDPAAWHTLMRKLATLVSDYALAQLAAGADAIQLFDSWAGALAPADYAEFVLPYVQDVVARIKHHRSSTRHQAPEPDGAQFSVHGSSAPVIYFGTDMSGMLGLLRQSGADVLGLDWRIALDDAWAQLGPGCAIQGNLDPHTLFAPWPVIERRAADILDRAAGRAGHIFNLGHGILTETPVENVARLAEFVGGYDFVTK; translated from the coding sequence ATGAATCAAGGCAATTGCTTCCTTAAAGCCTGCCGCCGCGAGCCGACCGACCGCACGCCCGTGTGGTTCATGCGCCAGGCCGGCCGCTATATGCCCGAGTATCGCGCCATCCGCGCGCGCCACGGCTTCCTCGAGATGGTCAAGACGCCCGAGCTGGCCGCTGAGATTACGCTCCAGCCTGTGCGCGCCTTCGATATTGATGCGGCGATCATCTACGCCGATATTCTGCCGCCGCTCGAGGGCATGGGCTTGCACCTGACCTACGCGCACGGCGAGGGGCCGGTGATCCACAACCCGCTGCGCGCCCCGGCCGATATCGCCGCGCTGGCCCAGCCCGACCCGCGCGAGACGGTGAGCTACACGCTCGAGGCCATCCGCCTGGTGCGGCGCGAGCTGGCCGGCCGGCTGCCGCTGATCGGCTTTAGCGGCGCGCCGTTCACATTGGCCAGCTATGCGATCGAGGGCGGTAGCTCGCGTGAGTATCGCCGCACCAAGCAGCTGATGTACCGCGACCCGGCGGCCTGGCACACACTCATGCGCAAGCTGGCCACCCTGGTGAGCGACTACGCACTGGCGCAGCTCGCGGCCGGCGCCGATGCGATCCAGCTGTTCGATAGCTGGGCCGGCGCGCTGGCCCCGGCCGATTACGCCGAGTTCGTGCTGCCGTATGTGCAGGATGTTGTCGCCCGGATCAAGCATCACCGATCAAGCACCAGGCACCAGGCGCCTGAGCCAGACGGTGCTCAATTCTCGGTTCACGGTTCTAGCGCCCCGGTGATCTACTTCGGCACCGACATGAGCGGCATGCTCGGGCTGCTGCGCCAGAGCGGCGCCGATGTGCTGGGGCTCGACTGGCGGATCGCGCTCGATGATGCCTGGGCACAGCTCGGGCCAGGCTGCGCCATTCAGGGCAACCTCGACCCACATACGCTGTTCGCACCCTGGCCAGTGATCGAGCGCCGTGCCGCCGATATACTCGACCGCGCGGCCGGCCGGGCCGGCCATATCTTCAACCTTGGCCACGGCATTCTCACCGAAACGCCGGTGGAGAACGTGGCCCGGCTGGCCGAGTTTGTGGGTGGGTATGACTTCGTCACAAAATGA
- a CDS encoding ferrochelatase: MSSNTPIGILVLAYGTPETLADVEPYYTHIRGGRTPSPEQLADLIFRYQQVGGQTPLYQLTRGVADQLRARLEREFPGRYRVYLGMKHWHPYIAEVVPQIAADGLHEVVGLVLAPHYSRYSLEGYRSYTQKALDQLGNPFQFHFVEHWHDHPLFRALIAGRIRAALAEFPPEAQGKVTVLFSAHSLPAKIVAQGDPYVDQLHESAAGIAELAGVYDHRFCFQSAAPTPEPWLGPDIVDYLQTLYDQGARYVLSVPFGFVAEHLEVLWDIDTEAQQKAHELGLTLRRIRMPNADPEFVEVIRAVALEHAPVASQ; encoded by the coding sequence ATGAGCAGCAATACTCCGATAGGAATATTAGTTCTGGCTTACGGCACGCCCGAAACACTGGCCGATGTCGAGCCGTACTACACGCACATTCGCGGCGGGCGTACGCCCTCGCCCGAGCAGCTGGCCGACCTGATCTTCCGCTACCAGCAGGTTGGCGGGCAGACCCCGCTGTACCAGCTAACCAGGGGCGTGGCCGATCAGCTGCGCGCCCGGCTCGAGCGCGAGTTTCCCGGCCGCTACCGCGTGTACCTGGGCATGAAGCACTGGCACCCGTATATCGCCGAGGTTGTGCCGCAGATCGCCGCCGACGGCCTGCACGAGGTGGTGGGCCTGGTGCTGGCGCCACACTATTCGCGCTATAGCCTCGAGGGCTACCGCAGCTATACGCAGAAGGCGCTCGATCAGCTGGGCAACCCATTCCAGTTTCACTTTGTCGAGCACTGGCACGACCACCCGCTGTTCCGCGCGCTGATCGCCGGCCGCATCCGCGCGGCGCTGGCCGAGTTCCCGCCCGAGGCGCAGGGCAAGGTCACGGTGCTGTTCAGCGCCCACAGCTTGCCCGCGAAGATCGTCGCCCAGGGCGACCCATACGTCGATCAGCTACACGAAAGCGCCGCCGGCATCGCTGAGCTGGCCGGCGTGTACGACCACCGCTTCTGCTTCCAGAGCGCCGCGCCCACGCCTGAGCCATGGCTCGGGCCTGATATCGTCGACTACCTGCAGACGCTCTACGATCAGGGCGCGCGCTACGTGCTGAGCGTGCCGTTCGGCTTTGTGGCCGAGCACCTCGAGGTGCTGTGGGATATCGACACCGAGGCGCAGCAGAAGGCGCACGAGCTGGGGCTGACCCTGCGGCGCATCCGCATGCCCAACGCCGACCCCGAGTTCGTCGAGGTGATCCGTGCGGTGGCGCTCGAGCATGCACCGGTGGCGTCGCAGTAG